Proteins from a single region of Vairimorpha necatrix chromosome 6, complete sequence:
- a CDS encoding putative SP-containing membrane protein has product MRSILFYFNYCCFFDIVVATDANQTAWIDDITNISRDQYCSILNGNLRYTGLSITTIEYLGRFIWHTLTSHKTFRLILKNSNLEAYFKKNNQRILGKYLHGIIRLFGIKNNSFIDYFPVPGQEFNFIHDLIFETSSILSSINLCFKNHISESPSRIDAIKKIINKKLCFLWGGKGILPSVQYLECKRYKNYYVECHKIESYEVEEFYEKRQEIFKPEDCIDSNFDFDILTSTTPNNPTFKNTTASYFPEIINTTSSAKLYITSEIPIISTNTSTKLNNITKSANNRDNVNSSDVDSKTDENAYSKIYELISESRYGIFGLIIIIMLVIGAIVFFCCRKIKNSDKEYKKVNSKDPGTSV; this is encoded by the coding sequence ATGAGATCgatacttttttattttaattattgttGCTTTTTTGATATTGTAGTAGCTACGGACGCCAATCAAACAGCTTGGATCGATGATATTACGAATATTAGCAGAGATCAATATTGTTCTATATTGAATGGGAATTTGCGATACACCGGACTTTCAATAACCACGATCGAATATCTTGGTAGATTTATCTGGCATACTTTAACTAGCcataaaacatttagattaattttaaagaatagCAATTTAGAAGcttatttcaaaaaaaacaatcaaAGAATTCttggaaaatatttacatgGCATTATTAGGCTTTTtggtataaaaaataattcttttatagaTTATTTCCCAGTACCAGGCCAagaatttaatttcataCACGACTTAATCTTCGAAACAAGCAGTATTTTGTCATCCATAAATTTGTGTTtcaaaaatcatatttcCGAATCTCCATCACGTATTGATgccattaaaaaaatcattaataaaaaattatgttttctGTGGGGAGGGAAAGGAATATTACCTTCAGTTCAGTACTTAGAATGTAAAAGATATAAGAATTATTATGTTGAATGTCATAAGATAGAGTCGTATGAAGTAGaagaattttatgaaaaaaggCAAGAGATATTCAAGCCTGAAGATTGCATCGATTCAAACTTTGATTTCGATATTTTGACTAGTACAACTCCAAATAATCCTACTTTTAAGAATACCACTGCTTCTTATTTTCctgaaattataaatactaCGAGTAGTgcaaaattatatattacaaGCGAAATTCCTATAATTTCAACCAATACTAGCACTAAATTAAACAACATCACCAAAAGTGCAAATAATAGGGACAATGTTAATAGCAGCGATGTTGATTCTAAAACTGATGAGAATGCAtatagtaaaatttatgaacTCATATCAGAGAGTAGATATGGCATTTTTggattaattataattataatgttGGTAATAGGAGCTATtgtgtttttttgttgtcgaaaaataaaaaacagcGATAAAGAATACAAAAAAGTTAACAGCAAAGATCCCGGGACGAGTGTCtag